The following is a genomic window from Deltaproteobacteria bacterium.
GCCTGCCTGGATTCGCCGGCGATGGATCGCCCGGTTGACTTTCCTTAGATTATATCCTATATATTTATCTATATCTATTTTACGATCGGAGGTCTCCATGGGAGCTGCGACGAAACAGGCCAATTTCCTTCTTCCCGAGGATCTGATCGAGGAGTTGAAACGAACCGTCTCCCCCCGTCGGCAGAGCCGGTTCGTAACCGAAGCCCTGCGGAAGGAGTTGACGCGGTTGCGCCTGGCCAAGGCGATCGAGGAGAGTTTCGGGGCATGGAAGGAGAAGGATCATCCCGACCTTGCGGAAGGGACCGATCCTTACATCCGGCGGATGCGTCGATCGACCCGCTCGGGAAAGCGATGACGAAGAACACCCTCGTCGACACGGACATCCTGATCCATTTCCTGCGGGGGCGCCGGGAGGCGAAGGATTTCCTCTCTTCGTTGCTCGATCGGTCGCAGATCCTCTGTTCATCGATTACGGTGGCGGAGATCTTCGCCGGCCTCCGCCCCGGCGAGGAGGAAAAGACGCGGGCGCTGGTCGATAATCTCCTTGTTCTGGACGTAACCCGTGAAGTCGCGGAGAGGGCCGGACAGTACAGGCGAACGATCCGGAGCCAGGCCCTCGAGTTGGACGATTGCCTCATCGCCGCAACAGCCTTCATCCACCGGTCCGTCCTCGCGACGGGAAACGGGAAGCATTACCCGATGCGGGACATCGAAGTGCGGGTCGTCGCCTGCGCGTGACGCGCCCCGGCAAAGCGCCTCCTTGACATCCGGTATGACGATGTTCATACTATCGGTATGAAAACGGCCGTTTCCATCCCCGACAAGATTTTCCGCTCGGCGGATTCCCTCGCGAAGCGCCTTGGTGTATCACGGAGCCGGTTGTACGCGGACGCACTCGCGGATTTCCTCTCCCGGCGCCAGAATCTGCAGGTGAAGGAACGCCTCGACGCGATCTACGGCGAGGAGGA
Proteins encoded in this region:
- a CDS encoding type II toxin-antitoxin system VapC family toxin translates to MTKNTLVDTDILIHFLRGRREAKDFLSSLLDRSQILCSSITVAEIFAGLRPGEEEKTRALVDNLLVLDVTREVAERAGQYRRTIRSQALELDDCLIAATAFIHRSVLATGNGKHYPMRDIEVRVVACA